One Brachyspira suanatina DNA segment encodes these proteins:
- a CDS encoding diguanylate cyclase, whose product MYRSIIKSIMENKIEVIKKDSTLVEVASLVSKSSNKILAVINDSDKIVGIINYNELLVNILKNINKKDSKNIFNKEISAFMNKNLVIAHPEDDITVAFDIMKENKIDYLVIINNDNYPIGIVNIYDIYETIIKIRMRSMNIAINEVEKKSSMEKDKVIKKLMKEIDTLHAQSTIDPLTGLFNVRYFNKIIEEEVERAKRYKYSISIIFMDLDHFKDINDIYGHDCGNVVLHEIGRLLSNTSENINMLRKSDIAIRYGGEEFIVICPNTKKEQAYIVAERIRKTVEKKRFNYESTVINVTVSVGIAEHKGTSKKPIAETIKNADTAMYEAKHLGRNKVILH is encoded by the coding sequence ATGTATAGAAGTATTATCAAATCGATAATGGAAAACAAAATTGAAGTAATAAAGAAAGACTCTACTTTAGTAGAGGTAGCTTCTCTTGTCTCTAAATCTTCTAATAAAATATTAGCTGTTATTAATGATTCAGACAAAATAGTTGGAATAATTAACTATAATGAACTATTGGTAAATATATTAAAGAATATTAATAAAAAAGATTCAAAAAATATTTTTAATAAAGAAATATCAGCTTTTATGAACAAAAACCTTGTAATAGCGCATCCAGAAGATGATATAACAGTTGCATTTGATATAATGAAAGAAAATAAAATAGATTATTTAGTAATAATAAATAATGATAATTATCCCATTGGAATCGTTAATATATACGATATATATGAAACTATAATAAAAATAAGAATGCGCAGTATGAATATTGCAATCAATGAAGTAGAAAAAAAATCTTCTATGGAAAAAGATAAAGTAATAAAAAAACTAATGAAAGAAATTGATACTTTGCATGCTCAATCAACTATAGATCCTTTAACAGGTTTATTCAATGTAAGATATTTTAATAAAATTATAGAAGAAGAAGTAGAAAGAGCTAAAAGATACAAATATAGTATATCTATTATATTTATGGATCTTGACCATTTCAAAGATATTAACGATATATACGGACATGACTGCGGCAATGTGGTGCTTCATGAAATAGGTAGATTATTAAGTAATACTTCTGAAAATATCAATATGCTTAGAAAGAGCGATATTGCTATTCGTTACGGCGGTGAAGAATTTATAGTTATATGTCCTAATACTAAAAAAGAACAGGCTTATATAGTTGCTGAAAGAATAAGAAAAACAGTAGAAAAAAAGAGATTTAATTATGAATCTACTGTTATAAATGTAACAGTAAGTGTTGGAATTGCTGAACATAAGGGAACATCTAAAAAACCTATAGCAGAAACTATCAAAAATGCTGATACAGCAATGTATGAAGCTAAACATCTTGGAAGAAACAAAGTAATTTTGCATTAA
- a CDS encoding UDP-N-acetylmuramate dehydrogenase yields MNMQENYKMVENFLKERNIEYHINQAFSKFSRFNVGGDIDLYIIVKKISDFLELANFLHKNVIDYFVMGDTSKVIVSDNGYNGIIVSLEGEFESFEFLEDGVLKSNSSAILERLSHESRIRNLSGLEFVALVNTRIGAAIYDKLESFGISLLNLIKSVTLFNKQDCTVIELSKDEYLALTDKEKRFIIILSAVLVLEKDSPESIDNRIDWFRYIRGSVAPTEANIGPVFDDFYDVKAYEMVERVGGLDMKFGAMKWHRRFPNYIINESLYDSETECRAEDVINLIEDTRKKIEQHYAFNPRINIVLLS; encoded by the coding sequence ATGAATATGCAAGAAAATTACAAAATGGTTGAGAACTTTCTCAAAGAAAGAAATATAGAATATCATATAAATCAAGCTTTTAGTAAATTTAGCCGTTTTAATGTAGGTGGAGATATTGATTTATATATTATTGTAAAAAAAATATCTGATTTTTTAGAGCTTGCTAATTTTTTGCATAAGAATGTTATAGATTATTTTGTGATGGGAGATACTAGTAAAGTTATAGTTTCTGATAATGGGTATAATGGTATAATAGTATCATTAGAGGGTGAGTTTGAATCTTTTGAGTTTTTGGAAGATGGTGTTTTAAAATCTAATAGCTCTGCTATTTTGGAAAGACTTTCTCATGAATCAAGAATTAGAAATTTATCAGGATTAGAATTTGTTGCTTTGGTTAATACTAGAATAGGTGCTGCTATATACGATAAATTAGAATCTTTCGGAATATCTCTGCTTAATTTGATTAAATCAGTAACATTATTTAATAAACAAGACTGCACAGTAATAGAATTAAGTAAAGATGAATATTTGGCTTTAACTGACAAAGAGAAAAGATTTATAATTATATTATCAGCTGTATTGGTATTAGAAAAGGATAGTCCGGAAAGTATTGATAATAGAATAGATTGGTTTAGATATATAAGAGGTTCTGTTGCACCTACAGAGGCTAACATAGGTCCTGTATTTGATGATTTTTATGATGTTAAGGCTTATGAAATGGTAGAAAGGGTAGGTGGACTTGATATGAAATTTGGTGCTATGAAATGGCATAGAAGATTTCCTAATTATATTATCAATGAATCTTTATATGATTCTGAAACAGAATGTAGGGCAGAAGATGTTATTAATTTAATAGAAGATACAAGAAAAAAAATAGAACAGCATTATGCTTTTAATCCAAGAATTAATATAGTTTTGCTTAGTTAG
- a CDS encoding tyrosine-type recombinase/integrase, with protein MNMQNDYVFNDEKIYILLEEFSDYLQTLNFAAHTINSYNKDLKEYFQFLHNKNIPLDEANHYTVRDYLTFLKEKSLTNSTMSRHLSSIKKFYKYLIRNGYSDKNRIVDMKSPKREEHIAKFLSIEDIDNILAIDDEGDFTLIRDKMMALFMYAIGLRVSELASLKLSMIKKGSETLRICGKGSKVRDIPILPIIYDNWDIYMEKRRIIQREYSENNDYLFINRFGKPISDRSIRTSMKRLIRNANISIDFSPHTLRHTFATHLLNNDAEIRGVQELLGHETIATTQRYTHVTNSRLFEVYNKFHPHSNN; from the coding sequence ATGAATATGCAAAATGATTATGTTTTCAATGATGAAAAAATATATATTTTGTTGGAAGAATTTAGTGATTATTTACAAACTTTAAATTTCGCTGCTCATACTATTAATAGTTATAATAAAGATTTAAAAGAGTATTTTCAATTCTTGCATAATAAAAATATTCCATTAGATGAAGCTAATCATTATACAGTAAGAGATTATTTAACTTTTTTAAAAGAAAAATCTTTAACCAATTCCACTATGTCAAGGCATTTATCATCCATAAAAAAATTTTATAAATATTTAATAAGAAATGGATATTCTGATAAAAATAGAATAGTAGATATGAAAAGTCCGAAAAGGGAAGAACATATAGCAAAATTTTTATCCATAGAAGATATAGATAATATATTGGCAATAGATGATGAAGGAGATTTTACACTTATCAGAGATAAAATGATGGCCCTATTTATGTATGCAATAGGACTAAGAGTATCAGAACTAGCTTCATTAAAACTCAGTATGATAAAAAAAGGTTCCGAAACATTAAGAATATGCGGTAAAGGTTCAAAGGTAAGAGATATACCAATACTTCCAATAATATATGATAATTGGGATATTTATATGGAAAAAAGAAGAATAATTCAAAGAGAATATTCTGAAAATAATGACTATCTATTTATAAACAGATTCGGAAAACCAATAAGCGATAGAAGCATAAGAACATCTATGAAGCGTTTAATAAGAAATGCAAATATATCTATAGATTTTTCACCTCATACATTGAGACATACTTTTGCTACTCATTTACTTAATAATGATGCTGAAATTAGAGGAGTTCAGGAATTATTGGGACATGAAACAATAGCTACTACACAAAGATATACTCATGTTACAAATTCAAGATTATTTGAAGTATATAATAAATTTCATCCTCATTCTAATAATTAG
- a CDS encoding UDP-N-acetylglucosamine--N-acetylmuramyl-(pentapeptide) pyrophosphoryl-undecaprenol N-acetylglucosamine transferase: MNVILCGGGTAGHITPAISIYDYMKKEGHKPRLVVAQKDYPLIPSNYDFNTININSPGNFVKKIVFILKFIPALMKSYRIIKMHKPDCVIGMGGFVSFPMLYAAKNKNIPIFLCEQNSIPGKVNRIFYKNAKRAYLTFSKTLEFMPNGKVFGNPVRNDFFVVHRESARTVMKLKEDDKLLVVMGGSQGALKLNELFFECIKDIKSKVNNLYIVWLAGPKWANDIIAKVNNAKFENVFVHSYYRDMANLLHAADFVISRAGSSSISEILAVNVPSLLVPFPYATDNHQYFNALDLLNKDMAYLIEESDLDKEKLENIVVNNLNNEERLKKIRENIKNNWSARAVSSIVDDITGILGKNN; this comes from the coding sequence ATGAATGTAATTTTATGCGGCGGAGGAACTGCCGGACATATAACTCCTGCTATTTCTATATATGATTATATGAAAAAAGAAGGACATAAACCAAGACTTGTTGTTGCTCAAAAAGATTATCCATTGATACCGAGCAATTATGATTTTAATACTATAAATATTAATTCTCCAGGCAATTTTGTTAAGAAAATAGTATTTATACTAAAATTTATACCGGCTTTGATGAAATCATATCGTATAATAAAGATGCATAAACCTGATTGTGTAATAGGTATGGGCGGATTTGTTTCTTTTCCTATGCTTTATGCTGCAAAAAACAAAAACATACCAATATTTTTATGCGAGCAGAATTCAATACCTGGTAAAGTTAATAGAATATTTTATAAAAATGCTAAAAGAGCATATTTGACTTTCTCAAAGACTTTAGAGTTTATGCCTAATGGAAAGGTTTTTGGAAATCCTGTTAGAAATGATTTCTTTGTGGTTCATAGAGAAAGTGCTAGGACTGTTATGAAATTAAAAGAAGATGATAAACTTTTAGTTGTTATGGGCGGTTCTCAAGGTGCTTTGAAATTGAATGAATTATTTTTTGAATGTATAAAAGATATAAAATCAAAGGTTAATAATCTGTATATTGTATGGCTTGCAGGTCCTAAATGGGCTAATGATATAATTGCTAAAGTGAATAATGCCAAATTTGAAAATGTATTTGTACATAGTTACTATAGAGATATGGCCAATTTACTTCATGCAGCAGATTTTGTTATATCTAGAGCTGGAAGCAGTTCTATCAGTGAGATATTAGCTGTGAATGTTCCTTCATTGTTAGTACCTTTTCCTTATGCTACAGATAATCATCAGTATTTTAATGCTTTGGATTTGCTTAATAAAGATATGGCATATTTGATAGAAGAATCTGATTTAGATAAGGAAAAATTAGAGAATATTGTTGTTAATAATTTAAATAATGAAGAGAGATTGAAAAAAATTAGAGAAAATATTAAAAACAATTGGAGCGCAAGGGCTGTATCTTCAATAGTTGATGATATAACTGGAATTCTAGGAAAAAATAATTAA
- a CDS encoding ABC transporter substrate-binding protein: MKKALLAITFILLFTFLISCGKKTNENTGKIRVAYHPNVGGASAIITGIQQNYFKDEGLDIELVKFTSGPTEIAAMVSGDIQIGYIGFGAHTLAAEGKVQIIATDGIAVVEGIRTLKTSGINSVEKLKGRSLITQLGTSGETIIDQVLAGTGVNKTDINILNAEVSSAVASFLANKVDAISVWPPYTVEIDNRIGIENLYIIKPQDVGVDSTASWIVTPDYLEANTDTVIKFTRALYKSMDYRKQNLDEAITNVSNLIGLDIATVSQEKYSSDWMDSQTMKSRISDGSISNIYKKQIEYFVQNNRLNSDPVPVDKYVRIDIIEQALN; the protein is encoded by the coding sequence ATGAAAAAAGCATTATTAGCTATAACATTTATTTTGTTATTTACTTTTTTAATATCATGCGGTAAAAAAACTAATGAAAATACAGGTAAAATAAGAGTAGCATATCACCCAAATGTAGGCGGAGCTTCTGCAATTATTACTGGTATACAGCAGAATTATTTCAAAGATGAAGGTTTAGATATAGAACTTGTTAAATTTACAAGCGGACCTACAGAAATAGCAGCTATGGTTTCAGGAGATATACAAATAGGTTATATAGGTTTCGGAGCACATACATTGGCAGCTGAAGGAAAAGTTCAAATAATAGCTACTGACGGTATAGCCGTTGTAGAAGGTATTAGAACATTAAAAACTTCAGGTATCAATTCAGTTGAAAAATTAAAAGGAAGAAGTTTAATAACACAATTGGGTACATCAGGAGAAACTATTATAGATCAGGTATTGGCTGGAACAGGTGTCAATAAAACAGATATAAATATACTTAATGCTGAAGTTTCAAGTGCTGTTGCATCTTTCTTGGCTAATAAAGTTGATGCTATATCTGTATGGCCTCCTTATACTGTTGAAATAGATAATAGAATTGGTATAGAGAATTTATATATTATAAAACCTCAGGATGTAGGTGTTGATTCTACTGCAAGCTGGATAGTAACTCCTGACTATTTGGAAGCTAATACTGATACAGTTATAAAATTCACAAGAGCATTATATAAATCAATGGATTATAGAAAACAAAATTTAGATGAAGCTATTACAAATGTATCAAATCTTATTGGTTTAGATATAGCTACAGTTTCACAAGAGAAATACAGTTCTGATTGGATGGATTCTCAAACAATGAAAAGCAGAATAAGTGACGGAAGTATAAGTAATATTTACAAAAAACAAATAGAATATTTTGTACAAAATAATAGATTAAATTCTGATCCTGTTCCTGTAGATAAATATGTTAGAATTGATATTATAGAACAAGCATTAAATTAA
- a CDS encoding ABC transporter ATP-binding protein codes for MSNKEVKVKISNVSKIYKGTTKDIHALDNVNLDIYKNEFVCVIGSSGCGKSTLLNILAGLDTPNSGSIEIDGKPIEGTGVDRGVVFQQYALFPWLTVAKNVAFGLELQKKSKSEINDIVDHYLKAVGLIDFKNAYPKELSGGMKQRVAIARAYAVNPNILLMDEPFGALDAQTRAQLQTELLNTWDNEKKTCFFITHDVDEAVFLAQRVVIMSPRPGRIKSIVEVPIGYPRVPETKLSAEFNDIKNQLWQLVYQEYLEAKK; via the coding sequence ATGTCAAATAAAGAAGTAAAAGTAAAAATTTCTAATGTCAGTAAAATATATAAAGGTACAACTAAAGATATTCATGCTTTAGATAATGTAAATTTAGATATATATAAAAATGAGTTTGTATGTGTAATAGGTTCTTCAGGATGCGGAAAAAGTACATTGCTTAATATACTTGCAGGTCTTGATACACCAAATTCAGGAAGTATAGAAATAGACGGAAAACCTATAGAAGGTACAGGAGTTGACAGAGGTGTAGTATTTCAGCAGTATGCTTTATTTCCTTGGCTTACTGTTGCAAAGAATGTTGCCTTTGGTTTGGAATTGCAGAAAAAATCTAAATCTGAAATCAATGATATAGTTGACCATTATCTTAAAGCTGTTGGTTTGATAGATTTTAAAAATGCATATCCTAAGGAACTTTCAGGAGGTATGAAGCAGCGTGTAGCTATAGCCAGAGCTTATGCTGTTAATCCTAATATACTTCTTATGGATGAGCCTTTCGGAGCTTTGGATGCACAGACAAGAGCGCAATTACAAACAGAGCTTTTAAATACTTGGGATAATGAAAAGAAAACTTGTTTCTTTATTACCCATGATGTAGATGAAGCTGTATTTTTGGCTCAAAGAGTTGTTATAATGAGTCCAAGACCAGGAAGAATAAAAAGTATAGTTGAAGTACCTATTGGATATCCTAGAGTACCAGAAACTAAATTATCTGCTGAATTTAATGATATTAAAAATCAATTATGGCAATTAGTATATCAGGAATATTTAGAAGCTAAAAAATAG
- the murC gene encoding UDP-N-acetylmuramate--L-alanine ligase: protein MFTKRKEKIHFIGIGGIGMSAIASVLNAIGFTITGSDLAKTAKTESLESSGIKVYYGHKAQNIEDDVTAVVTSSAISPTNEEIIEAKSKKITVISRGEMLAELMRLRYGIAISGSHGKTTTTSLISQIMMHAGLNPVCIIGGNHFNLKSNAACNDLSSEYMVCEADESDGSFLRLSPVINIVTNIDNDHLDYYGNVEALRVAFLEFINKVPFYGCSFLCFEDNVVKDLSKSANKKYYSYGFSKDYDFYVDKDSIRVEAPITYFTAYHNNECLGEFSVPLIGIHNVLNSLASIGVGIHLGIDIADIKEGLKTFEGVGRRLNKLYDKEITLFDDYAHHPTEIKATLSSVRNAYKNRRIIAVFQPHRYSRTELLLNDFESAFNDADEVIISDIYAAGEAPIPGISGEIICDVVKKQNNHIRYVPNIEDALPVLDDMKKDGDIILTLGAGNIVRISNEYARKLQNG, encoded by the coding sequence ATGTTTACAAAGAGAAAAGAAAAGATACATTTTATAGGAATAGGCGGAATTGGAATGAGTGCTATAGCAAGTGTATTAAATGCTATAGGTTTTACTATAACAGGAAGCGATTTAGCTAAAACAGCAAAAACAGAATCTTTAGAATCTTCAGGAATAAAGGTGTATTATGGGCATAAAGCTCAAAATATAGAAGATGATGTTACAGCAGTTGTAACTTCATCAGCTATAAGTCCAACTAATGAAGAAATTATAGAAGCAAAATCAAAAAAGATAACAGTTATATCAAGAGGTGAAATGCTTGCTGAACTTATGCGTTTAAGATATGGTATAGCAATATCAGGTTCTCATGGAAAAACAACAACAACATCTCTTATAAGCCAAATAATGATGCATGCAGGTCTTAATCCTGTTTGTATAATAGGCGGAAATCATTTTAATTTGAAAAGTAATGCTGCTTGTAATGATTTAAGCAGTGAGTATATGGTATGTGAGGCTGATGAAAGTGATGGAAGTTTTTTAAGACTTTCTCCTGTTATTAATATAGTTACTAATATTGATAATGACCATTTGGATTATTATGGAAATGTAGAGGCTTTAAGAGTTGCATTTTTAGAGTTCATTAATAAAGTTCCTTTTTATGGTTGTTCATTTTTATGTTTTGAAGATAATGTTGTAAAGGATTTATCAAAAAGTGCTAATAAAAAATATTATTCTTATGGTTTTTCAAAGGATTATGATTTTTATGTTGATAAAGATTCTATAAGAGTTGAAGCTCCTATAACTTATTTTACCGCTTATCATAATAATGAATGTTTAGGAGAGTTCTCTGTTCCTCTTATAGGAATTCATAATGTATTGAATTCTTTGGCTTCAATAGGTGTTGGTATTCATTTAGGTATTGATATTGCTGATATAAAAGAAGGATTAAAAACTTTTGAGGGTGTAGGAAGAAGATTGAATAAACTTTATGATAAAGAGATAACTTTGTTTGATGATTATGCACATCACCCAACAGAAATAAAAGCAACACTTTCATCGGTTAGAAATGCTTATAAAAATAGAAGGATAATAGCTGTATTTCAGCCGCATAGGTACAGCAGGACAGAACTTCTTCTTAATGATTTTGAATCTGCATTTAATGATGCTGATGAAGTTATTATTAGTGATATTTATGCAGCAGGAGAAGCACCTATACCAGGAATAAGCGGTGAGATTATATGTGATGTAGTAAAAAAACAAAATAATCATATAAGATATGTGCCAAATATAGAAGATGCATTGCCAGTACTTGATGATATGAAAAAAGATGGAGATATAATATTGACTTTGGGAGCAGGCAATATAGTAAGGATTAGTAATGAATATGCAAGAAAATTACAAAATGGTTGA
- a CDS encoding FtsW/RodA/SpoVE family cell cycle protein — translation MINRKLFPDKYLLIIYIALLVAGLVSIYGAQTIHEPNTAYFSNHLKLLSFMLIVTIIMMIIPDFFTFLDKMVPFILLFTLLLLASVCLFGITVAGSYAKRWLLLPLGITIQPSEIAKITCSIYFASVLSKKGEKLIDIKRGLFPPLLILIIVSGLILIEPDSGTALLFSIVGFAIFFYGGIPLRSILLSGVLLLILFAIFIFNTPYMKSRVVSFLDPQSQPEEEVYQIRRAKLAFNYGGITGIPDEYIADVSTHLPAALTDFIYASVSQRYGLVGNLIILLLFLSFTIRGFIISSRTNDLFLKNLSFAITMFISVQAYLNIMVATLMLPTTGMTLPIISYGRNALVVNMIMIGILLKITQRREQ, via the coding sequence ATGATAAATAGAAAATTGTTTCCTGATAAATATTTATTAATAATATATATAGCTTTACTTGTAGCTGGATTGGTTTCTATATATGGGGCGCAAACTATACATGAGCCTAATACAGCATATTTTTCTAATCATTTGAAATTATTATCATTTATGCTTATTGTTACTATTATTATGATGATAATTCCTGATTTCTTTACATTTTTAGATAAGATGGTGCCTTTTATTCTGCTTTTTACTTTGCTGCTTCTTGCATCTGTATGTTTATTTGGAATAACGGTTGCTGGCAGTTATGCAAAAAGATGGCTCCTTCTTCCTCTAGGTATTACTATACAGCCTTCTGAGATAGCAAAGATAACTTGCAGTATATATTTTGCTAGTGTTTTGAGTAAGAAAGGAGAGAAATTAATAGATATAAAAAGAGGGTTATTTCCTCCGTTATTAATTTTAATAATAGTGTCCGGACTTATCTTAATAGAGCCGGATTCAGGTACAGCACTCTTATTTTCTATAGTTGGTTTTGCTATATTTTTTTATGGAGGCATACCTTTAAGATCTATACTTCTTTCAGGTGTTCTCTTATTAATTCTTTTTGCTATATTTATTTTTAATACGCCTTATATGAAAAGCAGAGTCGTGTCATTTTTAGATCCTCAAAGTCAGCCTGAAGAAGAGGTTTATCAAATTAGAAGGGCAAAATTGGCATTCAATTACGGGGGGATTACTGGAATTCCAGATGAATATATAGCTGATGTTAGCACGCATTTGCCTGCTGCTTTAACTGATTTTATATATGCTTCTGTTTCGCAAAGATATGGATTAGTAGGTAATTTGATTATATTGCTTTTATTTTTATCATTTACTATAAGGGGATTTATAATATCGTCGCGTACTAATGATCTGTTTTTAAAAAATCTTTCATTTGCTATTACTATGTTCATTAGTGTGCAGGCATATTTAAATATAATGGTGGCTACACTTATGCTGCCTACAACAGGTATGACGCTTCCTATCATTAGTTATGGAAGAAATGCTTTAGTTGTTAATATGATAATGATAGGTATATTATTAAAAATAACTCAAAGGAGAGAACAATGA
- a CDS encoding ABC transporter permease, with translation MNSKPMGKKKYIFTAASIIIALLIWQLVSSSVAGAVIASPADVLKSFVREISNGKLLNHIGISLFRVLSGFGLAFIISIPIAFLMGWYQPVQLLIEPVIQFVRNIPALAYIPLVVVAQGVGESAKITVIFISTFLVMIVTVYQGVREVDQTLIKAARVLGAKDKDIFLKVVIPASVPYILVGMRLGLGASLTTLIAAELTGSSSGLGQMIQEASLYFRMDIVMLGIILIGITGLILNFIVSLIENKLTVWQEKKKR, from the coding sequence ATGAATAGTAAACCTATGGGTAAAAAGAAATATATATTTACCGCTGCTTCTATTATTATAGCTTTATTAATATGGCAGTTAGTATCTTCTTCTGTAGCAGGGGCAGTTATTGCAAGTCCTGCTGATGTATTAAAATCATTTGTGAGAGAGATTAGCAATGGTAAATTGTTAAATCATATAGGTATAAGTTTGTTTAGAGTATTGTCCGGTTTCGGATTAGCTTTTATTATATCAATACCTATAGCATTTTTAATGGGGTGGTATCAGCCTGTTCAATTATTAATAGAACCTGTAATACAATTTGTGAGGAATATACCTGCTTTAGCATATATACCTTTGGTTGTAGTTGCACAGGGAGTTGGAGAAAGTGCTAAAATAACAGTTATATTTATATCTACTTTCTTAGTAATGATTGTAACAGTTTATCAAGGCGTAAGAGAGGTTGATCAAACTTTAATAAAAGCTGCTAGAGTTCTTGGAGCAAAAGATAAAGATATTTTCTTAAAAGTTGTAATACCCGCTTCAGTTCCATATATATTAGTTGGTATGCGTTTAGGATTAGGTGCTTCTCTTACAACTCTTATTGCTGCTGAATTAACAGGATCTAGTTCAGGATTAGGACAGATGATTCAGGAAGCAAGTCTTTACTTTAGAATGGATATAGTTATGCTTGGAATAATACTTATTGGTATTACAGGTTTAATACTAAATTTTATAGTAAGTTTAATAGAAAACAAGTTAACTGTATGGCAGGAAAAGAAAAAAAGATAA
- a CDS encoding helix-turn-helix domain-containing protein, with protein MYNYIYTQEDFSILNSYKNISISLGKYLGDNVEIVIYSFENEDCPIVFVVNECLHNKNIGDAISDKDRSILNEMLDKNNNKFFKNNFIETVTGECHKINYTVIENSNGIPIAMMVISWKFDVSLVNTLKVFIPDNINSDSKGNKNSKSEDIIVDALKKVIGTVDKDEVGPSVYNKTIIKKLYAQGIFEFKESVQLVANYLNISHHTVYLHLRSIKRSKKNNK; from the coding sequence ATGTATAATTATATATACACCCAAGAAGATTTTAGCATATTAAATAGTTATAAAAACATTTCTATATCATTAGGTAAATACCTTGGTGATAATGTTGAAATAGTGATATATTCTTTTGAAAATGAGGATTGTCCTATAGTTTTTGTAGTTAATGAATGTTTGCATAATAAAAATATTGGTGATGCTATTTCCGATAAAGACAGAAGCATACTAAATGAAATGCTTGATAAAAATAATAATAAATTTTTTAAAAATAATTTTATTGAAACTGTTACAGGTGAATGCCATAAAATAAATTATACAGTTATAGAAAATTCTAACGGTATTCCTATAGCTATGATGGTTATAAGTTGGAAATTTGATGTTTCTTTGGTAAATACATTAAAAGTATTTATTCCTGATAATATTAATTCAGATTCAAAAGGAAACAAAAATAGTAAGTCAGAAGATATTATTGTAGATGCACTTAAGAAAGTTATAGGAACTGTTGATAAAGATGAAGTTGGACCTTCTGTTTATAATAAAACAATAATAAAAAAATTATATGCCCAGGGTATATTCGAATTTAAAGAGTCTGTTCAATTAGTAGCAAATTACTTAAACATTTCTCATCATACAGTATATTTGCATCTTAGAAGTATAAAAAGATCTAAGAAAAATAACAAATAA